The following are encoded in a window of Gemmatimonadota bacterium genomic DNA:
- a CDS encoding dipeptidase, whose translation MDNVISYLAGRRTQALEGLKDFLRIPSVSTHPHHREDLGRCARFLADELERIGMQNVAVNPTPGHPIVTADWLNAPGKPTVLLYGHYDVQPAEPFELWESDPFDPVIRGDNLYARGSTDDKGQVWLHVKALEAHLRENGRLPVNVRMLIEGEEEVSSENLEAYLDRHREALAADVVVISDTSMFDYEQPSIGYALRGMAYMEVRLEGPNKDLHSGVYGGAVPNPLNVLSEMLGKMVDDDGRITVPGFYDDVLPLDDEERASLAALPFDEEGFAGKLGLPEATGEKGYSVVERLWARPTLDVNGMLGGFTGEGSKTVIPSKAMAKVSMRLVPNQDPDRIARSFEDYVRSLAPPSVKVEVIHHGTGKPVLTARDHPAVTAAHEAITRGFGKEPVYIREGGSIPVVAMFEEILGLPTVLMAFGLPDCDAHAPNEKFHLPNFYRGIDSAAWFYEEYGRYAD comes from the coding sequence ATGGACAACGTCATTTCCTACCTGGCAGGACGGCGTACCCAGGCCCTGGAGGGCTTGAAGGACTTTCTACGCATTCCCAGCGTGAGCACCCATCCCCACCACCGCGAGGACCTGGGCCGGTGCGCCCGGTTCCTCGCCGACGAACTGGAGCGGATCGGCATGCAGAACGTGGCCGTGAACCCCACGCCCGGCCATCCCATTGTGACGGCGGATTGGCTCAATGCGCCGGGCAAGCCTACCGTATTGTTGTACGGCCACTACGACGTCCAGCCGGCGGAACCCTTTGAGTTGTGGGAGAGCGATCCCTTCGATCCCGTAATCCGGGGCGACAACCTCTACGCCCGCGGGTCGACGGACGACAAGGGGCAGGTCTGGCTGCACGTGAAGGCGCTGGAGGCCCACCTTCGGGAGAATGGGCGCCTGCCGGTGAATGTCCGCATGTTGATCGAGGGCGAGGAAGAGGTCTCGAGCGAGAACCTGGAAGCCTACCTGGATAGACACAGGGAAGCACTGGCGGCGGACGTGGTGGTCATTTCCGACACGTCCATGTTCGACTACGAGCAACCCTCGATCGGGTATGCCCTGCGGGGCATGGCCTACATGGAGGTCCGCCTCGAGGGACCCAACAAGGACCTGCATTCGGGTGTCTACGGCGGCGCTGTTCCCAACCCACTGAACGTGCTGTCGGAGATGCTGGGCAAGATGGTGGACGACGACGGAAGGATCACCGTGCCCGGTTTCTACGACGACGTCCTGCCCCTGGACGATGAAGAGCGTGCGTCCCTTGCCGCGCTGCCCTTTGACGAGGAAGGTTTCGCCGGGAAACTGGGCCTGCCGGAGGCCACGGGCGAGAAAGGCTACTCGGTCGTGGAACGCCTGTGGGCGCGGCCCACCCTCGATGTAAACGGGATGCTGGGAGGATTCACAGGCGAGGGATCGAAGACCGTGATCCCGTCGAAGGCCATGGCCAAGGTGAGCATGCGCCTCGTTCCGAACCAGGATCCCGACAGGATCGCCCGGTCGTTCGAAGACTACGTCAGAAGCCTGGCACCGCCCTCGGTCAAGGTGGAAGTCATCCATCACGGCACGGGCAAGCCGGTCCTCACGGCACGGGACCATCCCGCGGTGACGGCCGCCCACGAGGCCATTACGCGGGGCTTCGGCAAGGAACCCGTCTACATCCGGGAAGGCGGGAGCATCCCGGTGGTGGCCATGTTCGAGGAGATCCTCGGCCTGCCCACGGTGCTGATGGCCTTCGGCCTGCCCGACTGCGACGCCCACGCGCCCAACGAGAAGTTCCACCTGCCCAATTTCTACCGGGGCATCGACAGTGCGGCCTGGTTCTACGAGGAATACGGACGTTACGCGGACTGA
- a CDS encoding dicarboxylate/amino acid:cation symporter produces MNLWRLPLHWKIIIGMILGLFYGILSAAMGWSRFTEDWITPFGDIFLNLLKVIAVPLVLGSLIMGVASLSDVRKLSRIGGRTIAIYILTTTVSVTIGLVMVNLLEPGTGVPQALQEQLQAAYQTDAESDMERADTARERGPLQVFVDMTPDNIFGALSNNGRMLQVVFFSLLFGIALVLIPSDKSKPLVDFFSGLTSVIIQIVNMIMVVAPIGVFALIAKTINQVARDDLSAVGELLGALGFYCLVVLVGLLIHGIITYPVMLKIFSNMKIGRFFRGIAPAQLLAFSSSSSGATLPVTMDVSQRNLGVSKEVSSFVLPLGATINMDGTALYQAVAAVFIAQALGLGLDMTAQLQIVLTAVLASIGTAAVPGAGIIMLIIILETIGVPAAGIALILGVDRILDMCRTAVNVTGDAAVATSVDAMEKRAAASQSA; encoded by the coding sequence ATGAACCTGTGGCGCCTTCCCCTGCACTGGAAGATCATCATCGGGATGATTCTCGGATTGTTCTACGGGATCCTCTCCGCGGCCATGGGCTGGAGCCGGTTCACCGAGGACTGGATCACGCCCTTCGGCGACATCTTCCTGAACCTGCTCAAGGTCATCGCGGTGCCCCTCGTGCTGGGCTCGCTTATCATGGGCGTCGCTTCCCTGTCGGACGTGAGGAAACTGTCGCGCATCGGGGGAAGGACGATCGCCATCTACATCCTCACGACGACCGTCTCGGTGACCATCGGGCTCGTCATGGTCAACCTGCTCGAACCCGGGACCGGCGTGCCCCAGGCACTGCAGGAACAGCTGCAGGCGGCCTACCAGACCGACGCGGAATCCGACATGGAACGGGCCGATACGGCCAGGGAGCGGGGTCCGCTGCAGGTCTTCGTGGACATGACCCCCGACAACATCTTCGGCGCGTTGAGCAACAACGGGCGCATGCTCCAGGTCGTCTTCTTCTCACTCCTCTTCGGCATTGCCCTGGTACTGATCCCGTCCGACAAGAGCAAACCCCTGGTGGACTTCTTCTCCGGTCTCACGTCGGTCATCATCCAGATCGTGAACATGATCATGGTCGTCGCCCCCATAGGGGTCTTCGCCCTGATCGCCAAGACCATCAACCAGGTTGCCCGGGACGACCTGTCCGCGGTCGGTGAACTCCTTGGCGCCCTGGGCTTTTACTGCCTGGTAGTTCTCGTGGGACTGCTGATCCACGGCATCATCACCTACCCGGTTATGCTCAAGATCTTCTCCAACATGAAAATCGGGCGGTTTTTCAGGGGTATCGCCCCGGCCCAGCTCCTGGCCTTCTCATCCAGTTCCAGCGGGGCCACGCTCCCGGTCACCATGGATGTGAGCCAACGGAATCTCGGGGTTTCAAAAGAGGTTTCGTCCTTCGTCCTGCCTCTCGGCGCCACGATCAACATGGACGGCACGGCGCTCTATCAGGCCGTGGCCGCTGTGTTCATCGCCCAGGCCCTCGGTCTCGGGCTCGACATGACCGCCCAGCTGCAGATCGTCCTCACGGCCGTCCTCGCCTCCATCGGCACCGCCGCGGTGCCCGGCGCGGGCATCATCATGCTGATCATCATCCTCGAGACCATCGGCGTTCCGGCCGCGGGCATCGCGCTGATCCTCGGCGTCGACCGCATCCTCGACATGTGCCGCACCGCGGTGAACGTCACGGGCGACGCCGCCGTGGCGACCTCGGTGGATGCCATGGAGAAACGGGCGGCCGCCAGTCAGTCCGCGTAA
- a CDS encoding alpha-ketoacid dehydrogenase subunit beta — MSTPERVITYGEAVREAIAEEMRRDETVFFMGEDVAAAGGVFKVTVGLLDEFGDDRVRDTPISEAGIMGAGVGAALTGMRPIVEIMFGDFITIAMDQIVNQAAKMCYMTGGQAMVPLTIRTTIGAGRSSAAQHSQSLQAWLSHIPGVKVAIPSTPADLKGLLKTSIRDDNPTVIYEDKMMYALKGPVPDDDDYTIPFGVADIKREGSDVTLVATSSMVHTALKAADMLDKESISAEVVDPRTLSPLDMDTIIRSVEKTSRAVVVDEAYQSYGVTGELASRIADEAFDYLDAPVKRVGAMDVPVPFSPGLEPETIPDEAKLVQTVQGLFHDVAV; from the coding sequence ATGTCTACGCCTGAGCGGGTAATCACCTATGGCGAGGCGGTCCGCGAGGCCATCGCGGAGGAGATGCGTCGGGACGAGACCGTCTTCTTCATGGGTGAGGACGTAGCCGCCGCGGGCGGCGTTTTCAAGGTCACCGTGGGGCTGCTCGACGAGTTCGGAGATGACCGGGTGCGGGACACGCCCATTTCGGAAGCGGGTATCATGGGCGCCGGCGTGGGCGCCGCCCTGACGGGCATGCGGCCCATCGTCGAAATCATGTTCGGCGATTTCATCACCATCGCCATGGACCAGATCGTCAACCAGGCGGCCAAGATGTGTTACATGACCGGTGGACAGGCCATGGTGCCGCTGACGATCCGGACCACGATCGGTGCGGGGCGTTCCTCGGCGGCCCAGCACTCACAGAGCCTGCAGGCCTGGCTGTCTCACATACCCGGCGTCAAGGTGGCCATCCCCTCCACGCCGGCCGACCTGAAGGGCCTGCTCAAGACCTCCATCCGCGACGACAACCCCACCGTCATCTACGAAGACAAGATGATGTATGCCCTGAAGGGGCCGGTACCCGATGACGACGACTACACCATACCCTTCGGCGTGGCCGACATAAAGCGGGAAGGGTCGGACGTGACCCTCGTCGCCACCTCGAGCATGGTGCACACCGCGCTCAAGGCCGCGGACATGCTGGACAAGGAAAGTATCAGCGCGGAGGTGGTGGATCCCAGGACGCTTTCACCCCTCGATATGGACACGATCATTCGTTCCGTCGAGAAGACCAGCCGCGCCGTAGTGGTCGACGAGGCCTACCAGAGCTACGGAGTCACGGGTGAACTCGCCTCCCGCATCGCCGACGAGGCCTTCGACTACCTGGACGCCCCCGTGAAGCGCGTGGGGGCCATGGACGTCCCCGTACCCTTCAGTCCCGGTCTGGAACCGGAAACCATCCCCGACGAGGCGAAGCTGGTCCAGACCGTCCAGGGACTTTTCCACGACGTTGCCGTCTGA
- a CDS encoding thiamine pyrophosphate-dependent dehydrogenase E1 component subunit alpha, with amino-acid sequence MLTIRRFEEAVLEIYTQGLMRGLAHLYIGQEASAVGICSALNDDDYLTSTHRGHGHLIAKGGKVDRMMAEMMGKVDGYNRGKGGTMHIADMSLGILGANGIVGGGMGMATGAALSGKMRGSGQVAVCFFGDGAINQGAFLESANLASIWSLPVLFVCENNHYGEYTAASDVTAVREHVAERAAGFNMPAMVVDGNDAVAVHETAVEMVKRARAGEGPCLIENKTYRYRGHHVGDGDPEKTYRTQEETDTWLAKDPIPRFARRMLKAGMVDEAELESIDTEITKRVEDAVTFANESPYPAADEVTDHVYA; translated from the coding sequence ATGCTGACCATACGGCGCTTCGAGGAGGCCGTGCTGGAGATCTACACCCAGGGCCTGATGCGCGGCCTGGCGCACCTGTATATCGGCCAGGAAGCCTCCGCCGTGGGCATCTGCTCGGCGCTGAACGACGACGACTACCTCACCAGCACCCACAGAGGCCACGGCCACCTGATCGCGAAGGGCGGCAAGGTAGACCGCATGATGGCGGAAATGATGGGCAAGGTCGACGGCTACAACCGCGGCAAGGGCGGCACCATGCACATCGCCGACATGAGCCTGGGTATCCTGGGCGCCAACGGAATCGTGGGGGGCGGAATGGGCATGGCGACCGGCGCGGCCCTGAGCGGCAAGATGCGCGGCAGCGGGCAGGTGGCCGTGTGCTTCTTCGGCGACGGCGCCATCAACCAGGGCGCTTTCCTGGAATCCGCCAACCTGGCTTCCATCTGGTCGCTGCCCGTCCTGTTCGTCTGCGAAAACAACCATTACGGAGAATACACGGCCGCCAGCGACGTTACGGCCGTCAGGGAACACGTGGCCGAACGGGCCGCGGGGTTCAACATGCCGGCCATGGTGGTGGACGGCAACGACGCCGTCGCGGTGCACGAGACCGCGGTGGAGATGGTGAAGCGGGCCCGGGCCGGCGAGGGTCCGTGCCTGATTGAGAACAAGACCTACCGGTACCGCGGGCACCACGTGGGCGACGGCGACCCTGAAAAGACCTACCGGACCCAGGAAGAGACGGACACCTGGCTCGCGAAGGATCCCATCCCCCGCTTCGCCCGGCGCATGCTGAAGGCGGGCATGGTCGACGAGGCGGAACTCGAATCCATCGACACGGAAATTACGAAGCGGGTGGAAGACGCCGTGACCTTCGCCAACGAATCCCCCTATCCCGCGGCCGACGAGGTGACCGACCATGTCTACGCCTGA
- a CDS encoding energy-coupled thiamine transporter ThiT codes for MASTSPKKANPKTANSTAGTRRLTAMAVAVALAVLLGFIRLYRLPWGGSLSLKILPLVYLAITYGPRAGVAGGLAAGLVTLILDPVILHPIQVFLDYLLPYALIGNIGFFPSWPRVGILAAGILRLASHVVSGAVYFAAFTPPELNRQVYELIRDYTGVTLSPLLQEWTAPWLYALLYNASVVVPETILMILFAPPLVRRLNRGFAPEQSR; via the coding sequence ATGGCAAGCACGAGCCCGAAGAAAGCGAATCCAAAAACGGCGAATAGCACCGCCGGCACGCGCCGCCTGACGGCCATGGCCGTGGCCGTGGCCCTCGCGGTCCTCCTCGGGTTCATCCGTCTATACCGGCTGCCGTGGGGCGGCTCGCTTTCGCTCAAGATCCTGCCCCTGGTCTACCTGGCGATCACCTACGGACCGAGGGCGGGCGTGGCAGGGGGGCTCGCCGCGGGCCTGGTCACGCTGATCCTCGACCCGGTCATCTTACATCCCATACAGGTCTTCCTGGATTACCTGCTGCCCTACGCGCTGATCGGGAACATCGGCTTCTTTCCTTCCTGGCCCAGGGTGGGCATCCTTGCGGCCGGCATACTCCGCCTGGCAAGCCACGTGGTGTCCGGCGCGGTCTACTTCGCGGCCTTCACGCCCCCGGAACTGAACCGGCAGGTCTACGAACTGATCCGGGATTACACGGGGGTCACCCTCTCCCCCCTGCTCCAGGAATGGACGGCGCCGTGGCTCTACGCCCTGCTCTACAATGCCAGCGTCGTCGTTCCCGAGACAATCCTGATGATCCTCTTCGCCCCGCCGCTGGTCCGCCGGCTCAATCGTGGATTCGCGCCGGAACAATCCCGGTGA
- a CDS encoding LON peptidase substrate-binding domain-containing protein has protein sequence MNTPEIPLFPLNTVLFPGMPLHLHIFEPRYKEMVHKCIHEKTEFGILLLHETQLCQVGCTARITQILRQFENGSMDILTEGRRRFRVLDVLNRESYLEAVVEYFDDENEDIPSDLLKKVLNAYQKMIRLQTRGVGAIRGIFDPVHFSFIIASTIDMVLKDRQSLLELTSTTERIRKLDTALLVTMQKLDKQEKLKRVAEMNGHGKHEPEESESKNGE, from the coding sequence ATGAACACTCCCGAGATACCGCTCTTCCCGCTCAATACCGTGCTCTTTCCGGGCATGCCTCTGCACCTTCACATTTTCGAACCACGCTACAAGGAAATGGTGCACAAGTGCATCCACGAGAAAACGGAATTCGGCATTCTCCTCCTCCATGAAACCCAGTTGTGCCAGGTGGGCTGCACGGCCCGGATCACGCAGATACTGAGACAGTTCGAGAACGGTTCCATGGATATCCTCACCGAGGGCCGAAGGCGTTTCCGGGTCCTCGACGTGCTGAACCGCGAGTCCTACCTGGAAGCCGTCGTGGAGTACTTCGACGACGAGAACGAGGACATCCCCTCCGATCTCCTGAAGAAGGTCCTGAACGCCTACCAGAAAATGATCCGCCTGCAGACCAGGGGCGTGGGCGCCATCCGCGGCATATTCGATCCGGTGCACTTCTCCTTCATCATCGCGTCGACGATCGACATGGTCCTGAAGGACAGGCAATCCCTGCTGGAACTGACTTCCACCACGGAACGGATCAGGAAACTCGACACGGCGCTCCTCGTGACGATGCAGAAACTGGACAAGCAGGAAAAACTGAAGCGCGTGGCCGAAATGAACGGACATGGCAAGCACGAGCCCGAAGAAAGCGAATCCAAAAACGGCGAATAG
- a CDS encoding methylmalonyl-CoA mutase family protein → MNGIESKSKEAKNGGRPLRKPSFTNISGSPVEGLYTAGRPTDAGYLQDGGYPGQYPYTRGIHASLYRGRPWTIRQFSGFGSAADSNARFKFLLEQGQDGLSVAFDVPTLMGLDSDHPSSEGEVGVCGVAIDSLDDMETLFGGIPLDRISTSMTINAPAAVLLAMYLALAEKRGIPWTGLRGTLQNDILKEYIAQKEWICPPASAVRFVSDSVVFCTERVPQWNPVSISGYHIREAGSTAAQELAFTLADGFAYVDACMASGLEVDRFASRLSFFFNAHIDFFEEIAKFRAARRIWARHMRRRYGARSERSWMLRFHTQTAGCSLTAQQPENNIVRTAVEALSAVLGGTQSMHTNALDEAYALPSEKAARIAVRTQQIIAHETGVTDTVDPLGGSYYVESLTNRLEEEAEAYFKKIDGYGGMVGAIEAGFPQREIMAAANRYQSEIENRERIITGVNDFVTPDDPDLETLRIDPRIEREQRNRLDAVRQRRDGPAARRALDDLGTALRNGENVMPTMLAAVKAYATLGEIVGVMQEVHGLYEEPVVY, encoded by the coding sequence ATGAACGGAATCGAAAGTAAGTCGAAGGAAGCTAAAAACGGGGGGCGGCCCCTGCGCAAGCCTTCCTTCACCAATATCTCCGGATCTCCCGTTGAAGGGTTGTATACGGCCGGCCGGCCGACCGATGCCGGGTATCTGCAGGACGGAGGATATCCGGGCCAGTACCCCTACACGCGCGGGATCCACGCTTCCCTGTACCGTGGCAGGCCCTGGACCATCCGGCAGTTCTCCGGCTTCGGTTCCGCGGCCGATTCCAACGCCCGTTTCAAGTTTCTCCTGGAACAGGGCCAGGACGGCCTGTCGGTGGCCTTTGACGTACCGACGCTGATGGGGCTGGATTCGGATCACCCGTCCTCCGAAGGCGAAGTGGGCGTCTGCGGGGTCGCCATTGACTCGCTGGATGACATGGAGACCCTGTTCGGCGGCATTCCGCTTGACCGGATCAGCACGTCCATGACCATCAACGCCCCGGCCGCCGTGCTGCTGGCCATGTACCTGGCCCTGGCGGAGAAAAGAGGCATACCCTGGACCGGATTGCGGGGCACGCTGCAGAACGACATTCTGAAGGAATACATCGCGCAGAAGGAGTGGATCTGTCCGCCGGCCTCCGCGGTAAGGTTCGTATCCGATTCGGTGGTTTTCTGCACGGAGCGCGTACCTCAGTGGAACCCTGTCAGCATCAGCGGTTACCACATTCGGGAGGCGGGCTCGACGGCCGCCCAGGAACTGGCCTTCACCCTGGCGGACGGATTTGCCTACGTCGACGCCTGCATGGCCTCCGGTCTCGAAGTCGACCGCTTCGCTTCCCGGCTGTCCTTCTTTTTCAACGCCCACATCGATTTCTTCGAAGAGATCGCCAAGTTCCGCGCCGCCCGAAGGATCTGGGCGCGCCACATGCGGCGGCGGTACGGCGCCCGGTCCGAGCGATCCTGGATGCTGCGATTCCACACCCAGACTGCCGGGTGCAGCCTGACCGCCCAGCAGCCGGAGAACAACATCGTGCGCACGGCCGTGGAAGCGCTGTCCGCGGTGCTGGGCGGCACGCAGTCGATGCATACCAACGCGCTGGACGAAGCCTACGCGCTGCCCTCGGAAAAGGCGGCCCGCATCGCCGTGCGGACCCAACAGATCATCGCCCATGAAACCGGCGTGACCGACACGGTCGATCCCCTGGGAGGATCGTACTACGTCGAGTCCCTGACGAACCGGCTGGAAGAGGAGGCCGAGGCCTATTTCAAGAAGATCGACGGCTACGGCGGCATGGTCGGGGCGATCGAAGCGGGCTTTCCCCAGCGCGAGATCATGGCCGCGGCCAACCGTTACCAGTCGGAGATCGAGAACAGGGAACGGATCATCACCGGCGTAAACGATTTCGTTACTCCCGACGACCCGGACCTGGAGACGCTTCGCATCGACCCCCGCATCGAAAGGGAACAGCGAAACCGCCTCGACGCGGTGCGGCAGCGTAGAGACGGACCGGCGGCCCGGCGCGCCCTCGATGACCTGGGTACCGCGCTGCGGAACGGGGAGAATGTCATGCCGACCATGCTGGCCGCGGTGAAGGCCTACGCCACGCTGGGGGAGATCGTGGGCGTGATGCAGGAAGTGCACGGCTTGTACGAGGAACCCGTAGTTTATTAA
- a CDS encoding PLP-dependent aspartate aminotransferase family protein yields MPRNKKGLSTRSVHGGEHRDKPFSSVTNPIVQTSTYVFQNTRELIDYTTGEVDREEYGRYGNPTKSVAERKIAELEGGEDAALFSSGMSAFTSVLLAMLSSGAHVIVMDECYRRSRQFCRQILPRYNIDVTFVKTGDYDELASAITGKTRLIVSESPTNPYLNVIDLEKVSEIADRHRVKVLIDGTFATPFNQKPLEYGIDLVLHSATKYLGGHNDLLSGAVVGSAPLIAAVREFRDVTGGIVDPHGAYLLIRGLKTFALRMEQHNTNGLAVARFLEGHPRIRKTYYPGLESHAGHEIARRQMSGFGGVVSFEVDGDMDTTIRFIDAVRIPYIAPSLGGVESLIEQPAIMSFYEMDRSERLEIGIKDELVRFSVGIENADDLIADLDQALGQI; encoded by the coding sequence ATGCCGCGTAACAAAAAGGGGCTGTCCACACGCTCCGTGCATGGCGGGGAACACCGCGACAAGCCGTTTTCGTCGGTGACCAATCCCATCGTCCAGACCTCCACCTACGTCTTCCAGAATACCCGGGAGTTGATCGACTACACGACGGGAGAGGTCGACCGGGAGGAATACGGTCGCTACGGCAACCCCACCAAGTCGGTGGCGGAGCGCAAGATCGCCGAGTTGGAAGGCGGTGAGGACGCCGCCCTGTTCTCTTCGGGGATGAGCGCCTTTACATCCGTGCTGCTCGCCATGCTCTCCTCGGGCGCCCACGTGATCGTCATGGACGAGTGCTACCGGCGCAGCCGCCAGTTTTGCCGGCAGATCCTCCCGCGATACAACATCGACGTGACCTTCGTCAAGACGGGCGATTATGATGAACTGGCCTCGGCGATCACCGGGAAGACCCGGCTTATCGTATCTGAATCCCCCACGAATCCGTACCTGAACGTGATCGACCTGGAGAAGGTTTCGGAGATCGCCGACCGGCACCGGGTGAAGGTACTGATCGACGGCACGTTCGCCACGCCCTTCAACCAGAAACCCCTGGAATACGGGATCGACCTGGTCCTCCACAGCGCCACGAAGTACCTGGGCGGCCACAACGACCTGCTGTCGGGCGCCGTCGTGGGCAGCGCGCCGCTCATCGCGGCCGTCCGCGAGTTCCGCGACGTCACGGGGGGCATCGTCGATCCGCACGGCGCGTACCTGCTGATCCGCGGCCTGAAGACCTTCGCCCTGCGCATGGAACAGCACAACACGAACGGCCTGGCCGTAGCCCGTTTCCTGGAAGGCCATCCGCGCATCCGGAAGACGTACTATCCCGGCCTGGAAAGCCACGCGGGCCATGAAATCGCGCGCAGGCAGATGAGCGGTTTCGGCGGTGTGGTGAGCTTCGAGGTCGACGGAGACATGGATACGACCATCCGCTTCATCGACGCTGTGCGCATCCCCTACATCGCGCCGAGCCTGGGCGGCGTGGAGAGCCTGATCGAGCAGCCCGCCATCATGTCCTTCTATGAAATGGACCGGTCCGAGCGCCTCGAGATTGGCATCAAAGACGAACTCGTCCGTTTTTCCGTGGGGATCGAAAACGCCGACGATCTGATCGCCGACCTGGACCAGGCCCTGGGACAGATCTAG
- a CDS encoding MarR family transcriptional regulator, giving the protein MMQRKPKTGPEGKLIERFVYAVEHLNRLMFSGRITELRRLHVNAHQMNTLFLLGYFGPLKMSDIASELGTSIAHTTIIVKNLVQKEYVKRGTSPTDRRLIICELTDLGRKATEVFLSHARQRALQIAERWDAESLESVVDSLELLWQTEDEVLKTAGADSKQQTPGPGLEPG; this is encoded by the coding sequence ATGATGCAGAGAAAACCGAAAACAGGCCCGGAAGGCAAGCTGATCGAACGGTTCGTATATGCGGTTGAACATCTGAATCGCTTGATGTTCAGCGGTCGTATTACAGAACTCAGACGCCTGCACGTGAATGCGCACCAGATGAACACCCTGTTCCTGCTGGGATACTTCGGCCCGTTGAAAATGAGCGATATCGCGAGCGAACTGGGCACTTCGATCGCCCACACGACGATCATCGTGAAGAACCTGGTTCAAAAGGAGTACGTTAAGCGAGGCACAAGTCCGACTGACCGCAGGCTGATTATCTGTGAACTGACCGATCTCGGCAGGAAAGCTACGGAAGTGTTCTTGAGTCACGCTCGACAGCGTGCGTTACAGATCGCAGAGAGGTGGGATGCGGAGAGTCTGGAGTCCGTGGTGGATTCGTTGGAGTTGTTGTGGCAAACCGAAGACGAAGTACTGAAAACAGCAGGGGCCGATTCAAAGCAGCAAACTCCGGGGCCAGGACTCGAACCTGGATAG